Below is a genomic region from Methanobacterium sp..
TCCAGAAAACAACGAGAAAGAGAACAGAGGCGCAATGGACTCATAGATGCTGCAGAAAAGCTCTTCTTTGAGAGGGGTTACGATAATGTTACAATGGATGAAATAGCAGATGAGGCTGAGGTTAATAAAGCACTGCTTTACTACTACTTCAAGAATAAGGAAGCGCTGTTTTTTGCTGTTGATCTTCGTGGAGTCAGAATATTGCATGAACTGTATGTAAAATGTTCTAATCTTGATGTTGATGGTTATAACAAAATAAAATTAATGATTCAAAGTCTTTTTGAATTTTCTAAAGATTATCCAGATTATTTCCGTATTTATCGTTATGCGAGGACAGAAAGGTTCCAGATGAGTGATAATAAAGATGCAAAAGAACTTGTAGATCTGACAACTGGAATATGGAGAATCATGGTTGAAGCGATACTTCAGGGGATGAATGATGGAACCATTCGAAAGGACGTGGATCCTGTAGAAATGTCTATTTATATTAATGTTATGAGTATGGGGGCTTTAAACATTGATATGAGCTTTAAATTGATATTGGAAGGCAGAGGAATACATCAAGATAAATTTTGGGGAGATTTGCAGCGTTTTTTGGATCCTGCAATCACAAATCGTTCTTTAATTGATTGAATATGCAGAAGATGGTCGCATTCATAAGAAATTAAACCGATTTAGCCTATTCATTCATTAACTAAATTTTTATATTAAAATGACTAAATGTTACATAATAAGCTCTATTTTAATTTATTTGGCCTGGGTGAGACAATGGCAATTTCAGATAGGAAAAAACGGGAAAAAGAATATAGGAGGCAGTCTATTATCGACGCCGCTGAAAAGCTGTTTTTTGAGAAAGGCTATGATAACGTTTCTATGAACGATATTGCTGGTGTGGTTGAATTGAACA
It encodes:
- a CDS encoding helix-turn-helix domain-containing protein — translated: MAISRKQREREQRRNGLIDAAEKLFFERGYDNVTMDEIADEAEVNKALLYYYFKNKEALFFAVDLRGVRILHELYVKCSNLDVDGYNKIKLMIQSLFEFSKDYPDYFRIYRYARTERFQMSDNKDAKELVDLTTGIWRIMVEAILQGMNDGTIRKDVDPVEMSIYINVMSMGALNIDMSFKLILEGRGIHQDKFWGDLQRFLDPAITNRSLID